One region of Chryseobacterium sp. C-71 genomic DNA includes:
- the dacB gene encoding D-alanyl-D-alanine carboxypeptidase/D-alanyl-D-alanine-endopeptidase encodes MINYRKYISGITVLATGFFLAQSTVSTVLYSPNFESQKSGLNLPSPAAAIEKAFLSPKELVDVNLNTMMTDPVLKNATWGFVVYDPKTKKVISSYNENTPLVPASTTKLLTTETALHLLGENYRWMTQLEYSGEIDENGVLNGNLYIVGSGDPSLGTNKAGAWSYKEIVSDFVSGMSREGIKKVNGDIIIQTALFKGNISRLPENVVWLENNNYYLPVGTTREINPANEKLIVKKGNNSASDKKYFYVSPYANQMVYAEKYDGDGVLTTKLPDAPAFLANTFRATLVKSGVGVTGKVTPRTTDAVPEVRKMISAYKSPTLSDIIYYTNQRSDNGLAEALLKTVGFQKMGDQTSESGRIVVNEHLKDVAFDVEGLNYMDGSGLSRGNHVTPISQVKFLTSLMNQKYYKTYFDSLPIAGQTGTLKGMFKLEGNGQIFAKTGTLNKVKALTGYMKTNTGRTLVFSILVNNYAGSVAQVKSKIEKILQPALDL; translated from the coding sequence ATGATAAATTACAGAAAGTATATTTCAGGTATTACGGTTTTGGCCACAGGTTTTTTCCTTGCTCAGTCTACCGTATCTACCGTTCTTTATTCTCCAAATTTCGAAAGTCAAAAAAGCGGATTAAACTTACCTTCTCCCGCAGCAGCGATTGAAAAAGCTTTTTTGTCTCCCAAAGAACTTGTAGATGTTAACCTAAACACAATGATGACAGATCCCGTATTGAAAAATGCAACATGGGGATTTGTAGTCTATGACCCGAAAACGAAGAAAGTAATCTCTTCGTACAACGAAAATACTCCTCTCGTTCCTGCTTCTACTACCAAATTATTGACCACAGAAACTGCTTTGCATCTGTTGGGAGAAAATTACCGTTGGATGACGCAGCTTGAATATTCAGGAGAAATCGACGAAAATGGAGTTTTGAACGGCAATCTTTACATTGTAGGAAGTGGTGACCCATCTTTGGGAACCAATAAAGCAGGAGCTTGGTCTTACAAAGAAATCGTTTCAGACTTCGTGAGTGGAATGTCTCGTGAGGGAATCAAAAAGGTAAATGGTGATATTATTATTCAGACAGCGCTTTTCAAAGGTAACATTTCGAGACTTCCGGAAAATGTTGTGTGGCTAGAAAACAATAATTACTATCTGCCGGTTGGTACAACTCGTGAGATCAATCCTGCAAACGAAAAACTGATCGTAAAAAAAGGAAACAACTCAGCTTCAGACAAAAAATATTTCTACGTTTCACCTTATGCCAATCAAATGGTTTATGCTGAAAAGTACGACGGTGACGGAGTTTTAACAACTAAACTTCCTGATGCACCTGCATTTTTAGCAAATACTTTCAGAGCAACTTTGGTGAAAAGTGGAGTAGGCGTTACCGGAAAAGTGACTCCAAGAACGACAGATGCAGTTCCTGAAGTTAGAAAAATGATTTCGGCTTACAAATCTCCAACTTTGTCAGATATTATTTATTACACCAATCAACGTAGTGATAACGGATTGGCAGAAGCTTTACTGAAAACAGTCGGTTTCCAGAAAATGGGTGATCAGACTTCAGAATCGGGAAGAATTGTAGTGAATGAGCATTTGAAAGATGTAGCTTTCGATGTTGAAGGTTTAAATTATATGGACGGCAGCGGATTGTCAAGAGGCAATCATGTAACACCGATTTCTCAGGTTAAATTTTTAACATCATTAATGAACCAAAAATATTATAAAACATATTTCGATTCTCTGCCGATTGCAGGGCAAACTGGAACTTTAAAAGGTATGTTTAAACTAGAAGGTAACGGACAGATTTTTGCAAAAACAGGTACCCTAAATAAAGTGAAAGCTTTGACAGGTTACATGAAAACGAATACAGGCAGAACTTTAGTTTTTTCTATCTTGGTTAACAATTATGCAGGTTCTGTTGCTCAGGTAAAAAGCAAAATTGAAAAAATTCTGCAACCAGCTCTAGACCTTTAA
- the priA gene encoding primosomal protein N': MQYAQIILPLNLKGTFTYKVPEELAFKIENGMRVLVPFGGKKIYTGIVFELHDQAPENFVAKEVISILDEYPIVPAEQIGFWKWLSNYYLCNLGEIYRFAFPSSLKLESETYLKLKPNAVIEFENLDVNEMYLIQALEVRQLINLTDIEAFIPKKEIIKTINSLIDLQYIEIDEKVAEKYKAKEVAYVKVKDEVLKNQNLTEILLQLNRAKKQKELFLNIIEKQTENPDVHIRKSELFEDGYFGSSHFKALADKNLVEEYYLQKDRIESYEGEIEEIEELSEAQKEAKAEIDEAFEEKKNVLIHGVTSSGKTHLYLEKIEECVNEGKNVLFLLPEISLTKQITQRLEKKYGRQLGFYHQKLTDFEKVEVWRRIKNNDIKILIATRNALFLPYQNLGLIILDEEHDSAYRPREVSPFFNAKDAALVLAGFYDARVILGSATPSVESYYLARKEKLHYIFLNERFGNVKLPEFELINFKEAQDSKKVSGNFSLQLIDEIKKTLDEKNQTIILHNRRGYASVIECETCGYVNYCSNCDVVLTYHKAANEMKCHYCGQRASKPKACPKCHSENLNERGVGVEQIHEEVSKIFPDNEVDRMDVDSMRKKFAYEKLYEKIEDRETDIVVGTQMISKGLDFDHIELVAIPKADSMLYVQDFRAEERAYQLITQVSGRAGRVSGNGKILIQTYNPDHSVFQLIKMNNVLKIYKYFLTERQKFHYPPFTKLIMIELKHIKDDKVNRASQFLGSILRKYLPEDCILGPERAQIARLNNLYQFQILLKLPRGKNYEKFKSLVLLSLKEFEEITAYQSIKKDVFVDF; the protein is encoded by the coding sequence TTGCAGTACGCCCAGATAATTTTACCGCTCAATTTAAAAGGAACCTTTACTTACAAAGTTCCGGAAGAACTCGCTTTCAAAATTGAAAACGGAATGCGTGTACTCGTGCCGTTTGGCGGAAAAAAAATCTACACCGGAATTGTTTTTGAACTGCACGATCAGGCTCCTGAAAATTTTGTTGCTAAGGAAGTCATCAGTATTTTAGATGAATATCCGATTGTTCCGGCTGAGCAAATCGGCTTCTGGAAATGGCTTTCAAACTATTATCTCTGTAATCTGGGAGAAATTTACCGCTTTGCTTTTCCGTCTTCTTTGAAACTGGAAAGTGAAACCTATTTAAAGTTAAAGCCCAACGCTGTCATTGAATTTGAGAATCTCGATGTCAACGAAATGTATCTTATTCAGGCTTTAGAAGTTCGTCAACTCATCAATTTGACTGATATTGAAGCATTTATCCCAAAAAAAGAAATTATTAAAACCATCAATTCTCTGATTGATTTACAATACATTGAAATTGATGAAAAAGTTGCTGAAAAATACAAAGCCAAAGAAGTTGCGTACGTAAAAGTGAAAGATGAGGTTTTAAAAAATCAAAATCTGACCGAAATTCTTTTGCAACTTAACAGAGCCAAAAAACAGAAAGAACTTTTCCTGAATATTATAGAAAAGCAAACCGAAAATCCTGATGTACACATCAGAAAGTCAGAATTGTTTGAGGACGGATATTTTGGGAGTTCGCATTTCAAAGCTTTAGCTGATAAAAATCTGGTGGAAGAATATTACCTTCAGAAAGACAGAATCGAAAGTTATGAAGGCGAAATTGAAGAAATTGAAGAGCTTTCTGAAGCGCAAAAAGAAGCAAAAGCAGAAATTGATGAAGCTTTTGAAGAAAAGAAAAATGTTCTGATTCACGGTGTCACTTCTTCAGGAAAAACGCATTTGTATTTAGAAAAAATTGAAGAATGTGTCAACGAAGGAAAAAACGTTTTGTTTTTGCTTCCTGAGATTTCTTTAACCAAACAAATTACGCAACGTTTAGAAAAAAAATACGGTCGACAGTTGGGTTTTTATCATCAGAAACTGACTGATTTTGAAAAAGTTGAGGTTTGGCGAAGAATTAAAAATAACGACATTAAAATTCTGATTGCCACGAGAAATGCTTTATTTCTGCCTTATCAGAATTTAGGATTGATCATCTTGGATGAAGAACACGATTCTGCATACAGGCCAAGAGAGGTTTCTCCGTTTTTTAATGCGAAAGATGCAGCTTTGGTTTTGGCAGGTTTTTATGATGCGAGAGTGATTTTGGGTTCGGCAACGCCTTCAGTGGAAAGTTATTATTTAGCCAGAAAAGAAAAATTACATTATATATTTTTAAATGAAAGATTCGGGAATGTGAAATTGCCTGAATTTGAACTGATTAATTTTAAAGAAGCTCAGGATTCCAAGAAAGTTTCCGGGAATTTTTCGTTACAGTTGATTGATGAGATTAAGAAAACTTTAGACGAAAAAAATCAGACCATCATTCTTCACAACCGTCGGGGTTACGCAAGTGTCATAGAATGTGAGACTTGTGGATATGTCAATTACTGCTCAAACTGCGACGTTGTTTTGACGTATCACAAAGCGGCAAACGAAATGAAATGCCATTATTGCGGTCAGCGAGCTTCAAAACCAAAAGCCTGCCCGAAATGTCATTCTGAAAATCTGAACGAAAGAGGAGTGGGAGTAGAGCAGATTCACGAGGAAGTTTCAAAAATTTTCCCTGACAATGAAGTGGATAGAATGGATGTTGATTCGATGCGGAAGAAATTTGCCTACGAAAAATTATACGAGAAAATTGAAGATCGCGAAACCGATATCGTTGTAGGCACACAGATGATTTCCAAAGGTTTAGATTTTGATCATATTGAATTGGTAGCCATCCCAAAGGCTGATTCTATGTTGTATGTTCAGGATTTCAGGGCAGAAGAACGTGCGTATCAATTGATTACACAGGTTTCAGGAAGAGCGGGACGAGTTTCAGGAAACGGTAAAATTTTAATTCAAACCTATAATCCGGATCATTCTGTTTTTCAGTTAATTAAAATGAACAATGTTTTAAAGATTTATAAATATTTTCTCACAGAAAGACAGAAGTTTCATTATCCACCTTTCACCAAATTAATCATGATTGAACTGAAACATATCAAAGATGATAAAGTCAATCGTGCGTCTCAGTTTTTAGGTTCCATTTTACGAAAATATCTGCCCGAAGATTGTATTCTCGGTCCGGAAAGAGCTCAGATTGCGAGATTGAATAATCTGTATCAGTTTCAGATTTTATTGAAGCTTCCAAGAGGGAAAAACTATGAAAAATTTAAAAGCCTGGTTTTATTAAGTCTGAAAGAATTTGAAGAAATCACTGCTTATCAAAGCATTAAAAAAGACGTTTTTGTGGATTTTTAA
- a CDS encoding glycosyl hydrolase 2 galactose-binding domain-containing protein — translation MNKTILFALFFIQIFVNAQFSERNLSSEKWQFKNSKEQKWLTATVPGTVHLDLMNHQLIPDPYKDENEKKVQWVENENWDYQTAFKVSAKELENQNADLVFHGLDTFSEIYLNGKLLKKTDNMFRTWKIPVKNNLKVGNNTLQIKFKSSVNVGKDLAKKVPFTMPETPRSFVRKAQYQFGWDWGPRLVTAGIWKDVKLNFWNYAKLENVKIEQKSLTKQKADLIIHGEIIAEKEGKYSFTTDKTNYDIVLKKGLNKISVPFKIENPHFWQPNGWGKAMTYVLKFSLKKDAQIIDKKDETIGLRTIELIQEKDEKGKTFYFKVNGNPMYAKGTNWIPSDSFTPRITKEKYQKLIKDCKDANMNMIRVWGGGIYEDDEFYKACDENGILVWQDFMFAGSFYPSDEDFLNNVKEEVKDQVNRLQNHPSIALWCGNNEIDEAIVNWGYQKQFKYSKEDSLQVWKDYKKVFHEVIPNALKESLTSEKNIYWPTSPSIGWGHKESLTEGDSHYWGVWWGEFPFEIYNEKVPRFASEYGFQGIPSLEAVKSMFSGQPDLSLENPTIKAHEKNARGFHIINEYMKRDYVVPKDFVKYNYVSQLLQARGMQMAIEAHRRAKPYNMGTLYWQLNDCWPVISWSSIDYLGIWKALHYQVKRSFENQVILTEEIDGFLNFYAINDDLKKFEDIKVEIQIVDFNGKILNDLTTVQNGETLDGIAKIDHIEIKNLIKYSNKNEVFLKLILKDINKKIIAENLHFFAKPKDLKLTKPNLKIKKISPTEIEISTDVLAKDVYLMGDTHFSDNFFDLLPKTSKKIKLSKPVKKIESMSLWETMNP, via the coding sequence ATGAACAAAACCATACTTTTTGCTTTATTTTTCATTCAAATATTCGTTAACGCCCAATTTTCGGAACGAAATCTTTCGTCAGAAAAATGGCAGTTTAAAAATTCAAAAGAACAAAAATGGCTGACCGCCACAGTCCCAGGGACAGTTCATTTGGATTTGATGAATCATCAACTCATTCCTGATCCGTACAAAGATGAAAACGAGAAAAAAGTACAGTGGGTTGAAAATGAAAATTGGGATTATCAGACAGCTTTTAAAGTTTCAGCTAAAGAATTAGAGAATCAAAATGCAGATTTGGTTTTTCATGGACTGGATACGTTTTCTGAAATTTATTTGAACGGAAAACTGCTGAAGAAAACAGACAATATGTTTAGAACATGGAAAATTCCTGTTAAAAATAATTTGAAAGTTGGAAATAATACTCTACAAATTAAATTTAAATCTTCAGTCAATGTCGGAAAGGATTTAGCCAAAAAAGTTCCATTCACCATGCCAGAAACGCCTAGAAGTTTTGTCAGAAAAGCGCAATATCAGTTTGGTTGGGATTGGGGACCGAGATTGGTTACTGCCGGAATCTGGAAAGATGTCAAACTGAATTTTTGGAATTATGCGAAACTTGAGAATGTAAAAATAGAGCAGAAATCTTTAACAAAGCAAAAAGCTGATTTAATTATTCACGGAGAAATTATTGCAGAAAAAGAAGGCAAGTATAGTTTTACTACAGATAAAACAAATTATGATATTGTTCTGAAAAAAGGTTTAAACAAAATTTCAGTTCCATTTAAAATTGAAAATCCACATTTTTGGCAACCGAACGGATGGGGAAAAGCAATGACTTATGTATTAAAATTTTCACTGAAAAAGGATGCTCAAATTATTGATAAAAAAGATGAGACAATTGGTCTCAGAACTATCGAATTAATTCAGGAAAAAGACGAAAAAGGAAAAACTTTCTATTTTAAAGTCAATGGAAATCCGATGTATGCAAAAGGAACCAACTGGATTCCGTCTGATAGTTTTACACCCAGAATTACGAAAGAAAAATATCAGAAACTCATCAAAGATTGCAAAGATGCCAACATGAACATGATTCGTGTCTGGGGTGGCGGAATTTACGAAGATGATGAATTCTACAAAGCGTGCGACGAAAACGGAATTCTCGTATGGCAGGATTTTATGTTTGCCGGAAGTTTTTATCCGTCAGATGAAGATTTTTTAAATAACGTAAAAGAAGAAGTTAAAGATCAGGTAAACCGACTTCAAAATCATCCGTCGATTGCTTTATGGTGCGGGAATAACGAAATTGATGAAGCCATTGTCAACTGGGGCTATCAGAAACAATTCAAATATTCAAAAGAAGACTCTCTGCAGGTTTGGAAAGATTATAAAAAGGTTTTTCATGAAGTGATTCCGAATGCTTTAAAGGAAAGTTTAACTTCAGAAAAGAATATTTATTGGCCAACTTCTCCATCAATTGGATGGGGACATAAAGAAAGTTTAACTGAAGGCGATTCACATTATTGGGGCGTTTGGTGGGGTGAGTTTCCGTTTGAAATTTACAATGAAAAAGTTCCGAGATTTGCATCAGAATATGGTTTTCAGGGAATACCTAGTCTGGAAGCTGTAAAATCAATGTTTTCAGGACAACCTGACTTAAGTTTGGAAAATCCAACCATCAAAGCGCACGAAAAAAATGCACGAGGTTTTCATATCATTAATGAATACATGAAGCGGGATTATGTCGTTCCAAAAGATTTTGTCAAATACAATTATGTTTCCCAATTGCTTCAGGCTCGTGGAATGCAGATGGCCATTGAGGCGCACCGCCGTGCAAAACCGTACAACATGGGAACGCTGTATTGGCAGTTGAATGATTGCTGGCCTGTAATTTCGTGGTCGTCGATTGATTATCTGGGTATTTGGAAAGCGTTGCATTATCAGGTGAAAAGAAGTTTTGAAAATCAAGTAATTTTAACGGAAGAAATTGACGGTTTTTTGAACTTTTATGCTATTAATGATGATTTAAAAAAGTTTGAAGATATAAAAGTAGAAATTCAGATTGTTGATTTTAACGGAAAAATTTTAAATGATTTAACTACGGTTCAGAATGGGGAAACATTGGATGGAATTGCAAAGATCGATCATATAGAAATTAAAAATTTAATTAAATATTCCAATAAAAATGAAGTCTTTTTAAAATTGATTTTAAAAGATATCAATAAAAAAATCATTGCAGAAAATCTTCATTTCTTCGCAAAACCTAAAGACTTAAAACTCACAAAACCAAATCTCAAAATCAAAAAAATCTCTCCCACAGAAATCGAAATTTCCACCGATGTTTTGGCGAAAGATGTTTATTTAATGGGTGACACACATTTTTCTGACAACTTTTTTGATCTGCTGCCAAAAACTTCAAAGAAGATAAAGCTTTCAAAACCTGTGAAAAAAATCGAGTCAATGAGCCTTTGGGAAACGATGAATCCTTAA
- a CDS encoding AEC family transporter, which translates to MVNFVLIGVCILAGMILKETKSIHPDAHKGINTWILYLALPAVSFKYLPKVQWSLEMLFPIAATFLTAVFAFVFMKIYCKTKGYSERSRSTLELVSGYSNTSFIGFPLISAFYGESLLSIAIICDQTMFFSLSTLGIITAIRGGGKSGEVSAEFIFKRLITFPPLVGCIAALVLSPFIDFTFAEPLFDKLAATLSPLALFSVGLQLKFNGWKKLIPQMSASMFYKLILAPAISLGLVFLFGITGDIAKITIFESAMPTVVTSSIIAEQFRLNTKLTNLTIGFSIIFGFLTTAVWYQIIELIF; encoded by the coding sequence ATGGTAAATTTTGTTTTAATTGGCGTTTGCATTCTTGCGGGAATGATCCTCAAAGAAACAAAATCAATCCATCCCGACGCACATAAAGGCATCAATACTTGGATTCTCTATCTAGCATTACCTGCAGTTTCTTTCAAATATTTGCCGAAAGTTCAGTGGTCTCTAGAAATGCTTTTTCCCATTGCCGCAACATTTCTGACTGCCGTTTTTGCTTTCGTCTTTATGAAGATTTATTGTAAAACGAAAGGATATTCTGAAAGATCACGAAGCACATTAGAGTTGGTCAGCGGTTACAGTAATACATCTTTCATTGGTTTTCCGTTGATTAGTGCATTTTACGGAGAAAGCCTTTTAAGTATTGCCATCATTTGCGACCAGACGATGTTTTTTTCGCTTTCCACTTTAGGAATTATTACGGCAATAAGAGGCGGCGGAAAATCAGGCGAAGTGAGTGCGGAATTTATTTTTAAAAGATTAATCACCTTTCCACCTCTCGTAGGCTGTATTGCTGCATTGGTTCTGTCGCCATTCATCGATTTCACTTTTGCAGAACCGCTTTTCGATAAATTGGCAGCGACTTTAAGTCCGCTCGCACTATTTTCTGTCGGATTACAGTTAAAATTCAATGGCTGGAAAAAACTGATTCCTCAGATGTCAGCGTCGATGTTTTACAAGTTAATTCTGGCTCCTGCAATCAGTTTGGGATTGGTTTTTCTATTCGGAATTACTGGAGATATTGCCAAAATCACCATTTTTGAATCTGCAATGCCAACGGTTGTGACTTCCAGCATCATTGCAGAACAGTTCAGGCTCAATACCAAACTCACCAATCTTACCATTGGATTCAGCATTATTTTCGGTTTTCTGACAACAGCGGTTTGGTATCAGATTATCGAATTGATTTTTTAA
- a CDS encoding GxxExxY protein: MTENELSYKIIGAALEVHKTLGVGLLESAYEVALAYELRELGFEVKSQVVLPLKYKSEMIDNAYRIDLIVEDKVIIKVKSVLEIHPISYSQILTYLKLTNIKLGLLINFNTPLIKDGIHRIVNKL; encoded by the coding sequence ATGACAGAAAACGAATTATCCTATAAAATTATTGGTGCTGCACTGGAAGTGCATAAAACTTTGGGAGTTGGTTTGCTTGAAAGCGCTTATGAAGTTGCTTTAGCTTATGAGTTAAGAGAACTTGGTTTTGAGGTCAAAAGTCAAGTGGTACTTCCCTTAAAATATAAAAGTGAGATGATTGACAATGCTTATAGAATTGATTTGATTGTAGAAGATAAGGTAATTATAAAGGTAAAATCTGTCTTAGAAATTCATCCCATTTCCTATTCGCAGATTTTGACTTATTTAAAATTAACAAACATCAAACTCGGACTTCTCATTAATTTTAATACACCTTTAATCAAAGACGGAATCCACAGAATTGTAAATAAACTATAA
- a CDS encoding copper homeostasis protein CutC, with product MKIVPPYKDINHQTSNKNMFLEIATFDITSAEIALNSVADRIEFCADINSGGITPDLEELRYLKEKYSKPIHVMIRPVGGGFLYSDSEFMKMQRDIIEFSKAKADGFVFGILDENQEIDYEKNRLLVDLANGKPCVFHRAIDRTKNIFESAEKLIELGFKEILTSGGENSAMEGKENLKKLIENCGDDIKILIGGGVRSNNISELKNVTGGKYFHSSAVLSYESFANAEEIKKLKVNL from the coding sequence TTGAAGATAGTTCCTCCTTACAAAGACATCAATCATCAAACATCCAACAAAAATATGTTCTTAGAAATTGCCACTTTTGATATCACCTCCGCTGAAATAGCTTTAAATTCCGTTGCCGACCGTATTGAATTTTGTGCAGACATCAATTCAGGAGGAATTACGCCCGACCTTGAAGAATTGAGATACTTGAAAGAAAAATATTCAAAACCAATTCATGTGATGATCCGCCCTGTTGGAGGAGGTTTTCTGTACAGCGATTCAGAATTCATGAAGATGCAGAGAGATATCATAGAATTTTCAAAGGCCAAAGCTGATGGTTTTGTTTTCGGAATTTTAGATGAAAATCAGGAGATTGATTATGAAAAAAACAGATTGTTAGTTGATTTAGCCAACGGTAAACCATGCGTTTTTCACAGAGCTATCGACCGAACCAAAAATATCTTCGAGTCTGCAGAAAAATTGATTGAATTAGGGTTCAAAGAAATTCTCACTTCCGGCGGAGAAAATTCTGCGATGGAAGGAAAAGAAAATTTAAAAAAACTTATTGAGAATTGTGGCGATGATATTAAAATCTTAATCGGTGGCGGAGTACGTTCTAATAATATTTCAGAGTTGAAAAATGTGACGGGTGGGAAATATTTTCATTCGTCAGCGGTGCTGTCTTATGAGTCATTTGCGAATGCTGAAGAGATAAAAAAGTTGAAAGTTAATTTGTAA
- a CDS encoding M1 family aminopeptidase, translating to MQTIVYYNNMKKFYLLILGVLVCQTVLAQENLEMKGLMVKEMKSFTAKMNAGNTNPNTLNYDLQYQRMDVSLNPAVAQISGSVTSHFKPTQAMSSIYFDLTNQLTVSQVTFHGQPLAFQQLATKEVKIDFTSSLPANVLDSLTIQYSGNPPTNNNAFFINTQGGTGNPVLSTLNEPYGAQDWFPTKQSLNDKIERFDIKVTTPSQYSVASNGKLMSEIILGSGQKLTFWRTQYPTAAYLVALSITNFVKLNDTMGNPPFPFVNYIYPGTSTNAGSMANIEWTKTVMNTFETFFGAYPFRNEKYGHMEFTAGGGMEHQTMSSMGGWSTQLIAHELAHQWFGDKVTCGAWNDIWLNEGFATFGEHVANEKLLLTNAQFLSYLLDQKNFITSATGGSVYVADANLGSVGTIFNGRLTYAKGGYVVRMIKWILGETVFYQALKDYHARPNLAYNYVKTSDLSASLLQSTGRDFTGFFNDWIYGQGYPTYDIRWKQVGNQVTFKAGQTQSHASVSFFDMPLPIKVNGTGGQVAYFALNNTSNNQYFTETVAFPIASVEFNYEYQILEKNSTVAQDNTLSTSEATLDQLAIYPNPAKDELFISGLKKQTDYIIVTADGRLVKKGNTEKKIDITALEKGVYFITIQQLNLKFIKE from the coding sequence ATGCAGACAATCGTATATTATAATAATATGAAAAAGTTTTATCTTCTAATTTTAGGTGTTTTAGTATGTCAAACCGTTTTAGCTCAGGAAAATCTTGAAATGAAAGGCTTGATGGTAAAAGAGATGAAATCTTTTACTGCTAAGATGAATGCCGGAAACACCAATCCGAATACTTTAAACTATGATTTGCAGTACCAGAGAATGGATGTTTCGTTAAATCCGGCTGTAGCTCAAATATCCGGTTCTGTAACTTCTCATTTCAAGCCGACTCAAGCTATGAGCAGCATTTATTTTGATTTAACCAATCAGTTGACGGTTTCTCAGGTCACTTTTCATGGTCAGCCTTTAGCTTTTCAGCAGTTGGCAACCAAAGAAGTGAAAATTGATTTTACATCATCACTTCCTGCTAATGTTTTAGATTCATTGACGATACAATACAGCGGAAATCCTCCTACGAATAATAATGCATTCTTCATCAATACTCAAGGCGGAACCGGAAATCCTGTTCTCTCTACTTTGAATGAACCTTATGGTGCACAAGATTGGTTTCCGACGAAGCAAAGCTTAAACGATAAAATTGAAAGATTTGATATCAAAGTGACCACTCCGTCTCAGTATAGCGTTGCATCAAACGGGAAATTAATGAGTGAAATAATTCTGGGAAGCGGACAAAAATTAACGTTTTGGAGAACACAATATCCTACAGCCGCTTATTTAGTCGCACTTTCCATTACAAATTTTGTTAAACTGAATGATACGATGGGAAATCCTCCATTTCCTTTTGTGAATTATATTTATCCCGGAACGTCTACCAATGCAGGCAGCATGGCAAATATTGAATGGACAAAGACTGTGATGAATACTTTTGAAACGTTCTTCGGAGCTTATCCTTTCAGAAACGAAAAATATGGTCACATGGAATTTACTGCCGGCGGAGGAATGGAGCATCAAACGATGTCTTCAATGGGTGGATGGAGTACACAGTTAATTGCTCACGAACTTGCTCATCAATGGTTTGGTGACAAAGTGACTTGTGGTGCTTGGAATGATATTTGGCTGAATGAAGGTTTTGCAACTTTTGGTGAGCATGTTGCTAATGAAAAATTATTGTTAACAAATGCTCAGTTTTTAAGTTATCTGCTTGATCAGAAAAACTTTATTACAAGTGCTACAGGCGGAAGTGTATATGTTGCAGACGCCAACTTAGGAAGCGTGGGTACTATCTTTAATGGGAGATTGACTTACGCTAAAGGTGGATATGTAGTTAGAATGATTAAGTGGATTTTGGGTGAAACTGTTTTTTATCAGGCTTTAAAAGATTACCATGCAAGACCAAATTTAGCTTATAATTATGTGAAAACATCAGACTTAAGTGCTTCACTGCTGCAGTCTACTGGGAGAGATTTTACTGGTTTTTTCAATGACTGGATTTATGGTCAGGGTTACCCGACATACGATATCCGATGGAAGCAGGTCGGAAATCAAGTAACTTTCAAAGCAGGACAAACGCAAAGTCATGCGTCAGTAAGCTTTTTTGATATGCCTTTGCCAATCAAAGTTAACGGTACAGGAGGTCAGGTTGCCTATTTTGCTTTAAATAATACCTCAAACAATCAATATTTTACAGAAACGGTTGCTTTTCCAATTGCAAGTGTAGAATTCAATTATGAATATCAGATTCTGGAAAAAAATTCTACTGTTGCACAAGATAATACTTTGAGCACTTCAGAAGCCACATTAGATCAGTTAGCAATTTACCCAAACCCTGCAAAAGACGAATTGTTTATTTCAGGTTTAAAAAAGCAGACAGATTACATTATTGTTACGGCTGATGGCAGATTAGTGAAAAAAGGCAATACAGAAAAGAAAATTGATATTACTGCTTTAGAAAAAGGCGTGTATTTTATTACCATCCAACAGTTGAATCTTAAATTTATAAAGGAGTAA